From the genome of Colletotrichum higginsianum IMI 349063 chromosome 4, whole genome shotgun sequence, one region includes:
- a CDS encoding Mus38-like protein — protein MSRHGGQYSRPSKGFRRASRYERNSYTDPSFPTLAVDLPEGIDALSRHQIIEFFALHSPVTKDTCHKTAETITGGQVSPTPVQGQTSYTVAADVVPGIVVQFRQSALDLELINLARQTYGRFVPGCEQRGVLDHLYVYKMGLVSGVALSRFQHRLLAPQMRQQLLQTVEDLARFFASAWINKPLLRHKPQDTQELFDHYESILNRLSQSLPERFQQKLCEVRQSLPLLFRPDYVMTVNHDDLLEMNIHVDEKTGRITGIVDWADAKIAPFGTSLWGLETVLGIQTSSSWLFHPDHVYFRSSFGRRFTASPGIFPILIGWRSKSGGYLDYFVSTASIVPPRERELSL, from the exons ATGTCTCGTCACGGCGGCCAATATTCACGACCAAGCAAGGGTTTCCGAAGAGCCAGCCGATACGAACGAAACTCATACACAGATCCAAGCTTCCCAACCCTAGCCGTCGATCT TCCGGAGGGCATCGATGCATTATCGAGGCACCAGATCATCGAATTCTTCGCCCTCCACAGCCCTGTAACCAAAGATACCTGCCACAAGACGGCAGAGACCATCACTGGGGGCCAAGTCTCTCCCACCCCTGTCCAGGGACAAACCAGCTATACTGTAGCAGCCGATGTTGTTCCCGGGATAGTCGTTCAGTTCCGCCAGTCGGCTCTGGATCTTGAGCTCATCAACCTCGCACGACAAACCTATGGCAGATTCGTTCCTGGTTGCGAACAGCGTGGTGTGTTAGACCATCTCTACGTTTACAAGATGGGTCTTGTGTCGGGAGTTGCTCTAAGCCGATTCCAACACCGACTTCTTGCCCCGCAAATGAGACAGCAGCTCTTACAAaccgtcgaggacctggcgAG ATTTTTTGCCTCAGCATGGATAAACAAGCCACTCTTGCGACACAAGCCGCAAGATACCCAAGAGTTGTTCGATCATTACGAATCAATCCTGAACCGACTTTCGCAGAGCTTGCCCGAGCGATTTCAACAGAAGCTGTGCGAGGTACGCCAGTCACTCCCGCTGCTCTTCCGTCCCGATTATGTCATGACAGTCAACCATGATGATCTCCTGGAGATGAACATCCACGTGGACGAGAAAACGGGCCGCATCACCGGCATCGTTGACTGGGCAGACGCCAAGATTGCGCCGTTTGGTACGTCGCTGTGGGGCCTCGAAACGGTTCTGGGCATCCAGACTTCTTCATCATGGCTGTTTCATCCAGATCACGTCTACTTCCGCAGCAGTTTTGGGAGACGTTTTACGGCGTCACCGGGCATCTTTCCGATACTGATCGGCTGGCGATCGAAGTCGGGAGGGTATTTGGATTATTTCGTGTCTACGGCTTCAATTGTGCCcccgagagagagggagcTGAGCCTCTGA